A window of Gossypium raimondii isolate GPD5lz chromosome 7, ASM2569854v1, whole genome shotgun sequence genomic DNA:
attttacttctttgaatgccattttatgatttattagtTGAATCGATTGGTCTGTTGCTATTTGCCGTAGGAGTGAGTGCGTAGTCTAAATCGTAAAGCTATTAGATAAATTAAACTTCAGAAGCAGTTCTTTAAGGTTTTTCAATGCTTCGACCGCCTTAATCAACCTAAATATTTACAagctattcaatttagtttgcATTCCATGTACGCTTTGATACGCTCGCcgtgtgtttttatttatttatttatttcaaagtagccttaaatatctttttttaatattttattatacttttatacGACATTTGTTAACTCTTTAACCCTTCTTTTGAAGTCTAAAATGTCACcgataatatatcaaatatttttcatactttattttattcacCACTCAACACGgttctataaaatttaattaaattagtgaattcGACAACCATCAATAGAATTAAACTACCGCATGTAAAGTAAAAGTATAATGGAAGCTTTTATACTAAGAGTCGGATTGTAATTTATCCTTCTACTAAAAACATGGGCAAATTAATTCCTATACGTTATATCAAAGAATAAATTGATCTTTCtattacaaatttcatttatttctactcttaaaattaatcattgtatATCAACATGAGACATACGTGGCACACCACATGTCACTATTTGGTTATTCCATCAACCATATTAGTTTTTATTAGTACAAacggataaaatttttaacagaaaggacCAAGttattctttaatctaatgtgcaaagactaatttacccattttttaagTAGAGAAAGCAAAATGCAATCTTAACTAGAGacttccatgatacttttacctccgCATAAAAATATGATCTTCTCAAACACAAGCTAGAATCTgcaactttatatatataaaatatatatattggaacCATGACTAATGCTAGCATATGCTTCTTAAAATTCACTTCTGAGAACACAAACTTCATatatcatctatatatataagccTAAACTACAAATTAACTAAGCAACATCTGAAGTTGGTTATGGTCTGACAGTTGATTTGAAATAACCTCCGTTCTCGAAACAAATACAGAAAAATGAATTTCTTAGTGTTACAAAACTATCCTGTAATCATAGTTCGATGAAGCGAAACCTTACCGTTCCATGAAACCGCTCACTCCTATGCCATACACTTCCGGATATTTCTTGAAATAGCAGCACAAAGTAAATAGCCTGTGATCGTAACTGTGTCGACAGTGGAACACGAGAGATCTGCTCTCTTTTGCTATGAACTTGATTCAATCCGGATCATTAGGGTATGCAGTAGTTAAATCGATTCACTGCATTTACTGGCGTGGCCTTAATTCAAACTTGTATGCTTGTATTTCCATGGGAGGGATGATTACACGTCCATCTCGAGCAACATCACCAAATTGCTCAGTGTACCCTAGCATTTCCGTGTCGTCATGCAGAAGATTTAAAGAAGTTGCTCTTGCATTCAGCACTGTAAGATCTTTGAACATGTTGAATAGATTTACAGACTCATCAGCCACGGCTGTACATTGAGATCGGGCCTTCTTGCAGTAAGAAGAATCCCAGTTTCGCCTGTGCAACATTAAAACAAGCCGAGGATCTACAagttgctgctgctgctgaGAATATTTTGATGGTCGAGGGACTTTGAAACTCACGATATGCAGATCACACGGTAAGGGAGCAGCTAAAGGAGAAAAGGATCTCGAGTGTGTCGGCGCAGAAATTTCTTGTGGTTTCTTAGCAATGAATGCATGCAACGGATAGTTCAATTGAGCATTAACACGATGAGAAAGAAGAGATGGACTCAGTGGAAGAGGGTTCGAAACAGGATCCGAAGTCGAAGAAATGTTGGATTCCATCAGGATATGGAAAACAACATTCATTACATGATTGTCCATCACTCCCTGCCCAAGACCACGTCCATCATCTCTCACCAAACGACGGTCAAGCATAATCTCCAGCCACCCTTCTTTAAGGCTTGCAGCACCCAGTGCTTGCCGAGAATGAACTGAAAACCTCTGGCCATTTGACCCTTGCATGAAAGCAAGAGAGGGCATGGGATAGTAGTTTCCCTGCAACGGAATCTTATCATATGTTTCTCTCCGGCTCATTTGAAAGCCATTCAAGTCGGAGtagaaaattcttttattattggtGTCTGTCTTATATCGAACAATTAACTCTCTGTCATTAAAATCCTTGCCAAGAAGCTCAACATGATATTCCTTCTCAATCAAAAAGTCCTGTACTGTATTGCCTCCATTGTAAATGCGAGTGCTATGAGAAACAGGTGTTTTCTCCCATGAAGTTTTCGGGTAAGAGTACACCTCTTGCATCAAGGGACCCTCGGAGATAACCAAATTCCCACCCGACTTAATTATAGGCTGAGCATCCCCATCCGGTAAGAAAAGGTATGCGCCTCCTGAACTTGAGTAAAGGGCTATCTCTTCAACCACGACATTTTGCAGACCATTTTTGTGGATTACTTTTTGCAACAATCCATGCTTAACATCAAAGGTGAGAACTTGATGCCGGTTCACGATTTCAACCGTATCTCCTTCTACTTTTGAGCATGCATAAGGTGCAAGGCATGGACCCGAACTCAACTTTGAAGAGAATTTGAGTTTTGCCGGCTTAGCTTTTTCGCATCCGGCAAAGCCATTAGCAATATAATATGTCTGCAAACCCATGGCAGGAATTGAAGCTTTCCAGTGGATGCGATGCCTGCCTGTAAAAATCTTGCTTTCGTCATGCTGCAATTCAGGAGAAACCTGGCTCTGCACACAAGTCCAATTTGAGTCCAAAACACTAACATCCGGTCTGCTAACAACTACCATCACAACCTCTTCTCGTGTTTGCTCAAGAGGATTAAAGAGTACAACTGACTGCACAGTTCCTTTGCGAGCACTGATTGCTCTATGCATAGGTAGAGCATCATATTTAGATCTCACCTGTTCAGGATCAAATAGCGCAGGGGTCTGATCATATTTCTCTTGGCGAATTCCGAGCAACACTTCAATTGCTTTGGACATGAAAATCTGCAGGTCCTGCAAAGAAGTGTGCATCCGAGTTCCATAATCGAGAACAACATGATCCTTAGCAGTTCCCGTCACCCCGTCATGATGCTGAAAAAGAGCTAAATTCCTTCTTGCAGCCGTCAACTTATAAGCATACCTCATTGGCAACTTTTCGCATTGTGGTCTCTGGCAATGACCAAGTAAGAATGCCATCAACATTTCTGATGCACGAAGCGTTTGTTCCAGTACCCGATCGACAGCTTTAAAGAAAGGTCTTGACACATAATAGCCGCTCCAATAATCTTTCTGCCTATCAGCATAAGTAAAGAAGTCACCTGATAAAGAAGGAAAACCACTGATCTGACCAGAGCCGATTTCTCTGGGAACGGAATAGTTTATTCTGTCAGCCTCCTCCCGAAGGGTCTGGAAATAGTCATCCAAAGTACCAAATTTCGCTTCCGCGTTTAAGCTGGGAGTGGAGTTGATGTAGTCAAATATCATTTGATAATTTCTAAACTGAGCTTCTGCTTCCTCAGCAGTAACATAGCGGAAATCATCTCCAAGAGGTACAAGAAGCGTATTGGTCCGGTACAGGGTCGATTTCTTCCGATATTGATCTAATAGTTTTAGTGCCCTCTCCTGCACATTTTCTGGGTTAGTCTCTACAGGATATTGTCCCCATGGACAGAGTTCATAAGAGAAACCATGTGAACGAGCAAAATCAAACTGACAACAAATTGCAGGCTCCGGTCCACAAGTATGTGGAATATCATATGAATAGAATGGCATCATATGAACAAAAATGTCAGTTGTTTCATTAGCATCCCAGCTCTGACGCCACACATATTCCAAGTTTTTATTCCAAGCAAGTTCCTTTTTCAGCTCGTAATGAGTCCTTTGAATAAGCATATTCTCGAACCCCATACGACGGAAGAGATAAGCCATGGTAGGTGAGTAACCAAATGGATCAATTGCCCAAGAATTTTTCGGAACAAACCCAATGGTGTCATTCAACCACATATTTCCCTCAGTTATCTGCATTTGCAAATATATAGGAAATTCAACATAAAGAACAAGGTTTCAAAGAATTTTTATGGATAAAAAACTACGAGAAACAGACAATCCCTGGATTTCACAAAGAATTTGAGGACGCGAAGGAAGAAAGAGACAAAGCAATTTAATGGATTTCACAAATGCAGAAGTAACCCTGGATTTTATAGGAGCTTTTCAAGTGAGAACccaaaaatatatgaaaagttGATATTTTCACACATGATATCAAGGATCATAATCATTGACATGAACATAAAATCACAAGACAACCTTCTGAAAAGATGATCATAAAGCCAAATAAAATCATCAAGAAACCGGGATTCAAGGTTTACCTGCTCGATTATGGCAAAATAATGTGAATTTGCCTGTATCAGGACAAGAAAATAAAGTTGTTAAAGTCCAAATGAATGTTGGCCTGACTCAATATTTTCTTAAAGTACTCATGTTTGACACCCTTTTCTAATGCATATCAGACAAGAGGTATTGGATATATATTGAACATATTCATGAGGGACACATCCATATCCAATACAGACACCGTAGTCTGAGTAATGTAAGAAATAGCTACACTGAAGTATAATGCATGAATTTCTAGAATTACATCAGCTTGTAGGCATACCTCATCATTCATAACCCAGCCACCTCCTACTATTTCTAACTGGCCATTCTTCACCAAATTTGTAAAAGTCTCCCTTTTATCCTCCGAGGCATCTCTCCACCACCTTTCCAAATAAGACATCTCTTCCCATATGAACTTCCGCCGACGATCCTGCAAAACATTGGATTTGGGGTTTCATTTGCCATATAAATTGTCAGAACTAAATGCATACTTCATACATAAATTGGTCGAGAttcaatatgattaatatttgaaaGTCACAAGGAACATGAATCTCAAAATCACAAATACCTATAGGTTTTTCAATTTCAAGACTAAATAGGCATCCAACAAATCCATGATAGAGAACTAAACATCAATGTTGCACAAAAATCATCTTGGTGTAACATACGCATATTCAAGATGTAAATCAGCTTCGAACTAAAAGGGTAAAGCGACATTGACAACCATTGAATTCGCCGAAATTAACTTCCAACAATGAACCCCATATCTACTTCACTGATACTCATGTTATGTTATTTAGACAATTCACTTTTCTAAGAGTGTCCTTGTCTATCTAAGGTCAACACATGGTCAAACATGATTATGAGCATATGatctttgaaatatttatatatatacatatcctACACTTACCATGAGCTAAGGTAGCATAGCTCCAACAAACATCAAACTTTACTTTCCCAAAGGAATCGGAAGGATAAGTGGAATTCTATATTTACACAAAGGCAAAGAAAGATAACAAAAAATTCCCACAATTTCATTGAGATTCACTTTACTTCAGTACCATCCATcaacaaaaaaactaaaacgCTCAAAAATCCCAAACAAATCTCTAAATTCATTCAactccaaatatatatacacaacaAAACAAGCTAACTCCAGACCTGTTAGATACCATCTATTACAAATAAATACATGAACCAATCTAGCTAAGCTTTGATCAAATTCGAAttgttttcaaacatttcacCATCTTAACAAGAACCCATcgaaatttaacaaaaaaagagtTACCTTTGATAAAGTGTGAACAACGGTATCAAGTATAAGCCTTGACTGCCTCTGATAATACTCTTCCACAGTAAACTTCCAGCCTGGATCATTATGAGAATGAGGTACCACAAAGATCTTCAATTTTTCACTGTCCCATTCATCTCCTTTATAGCTAACTTTCCACCCTTGAGTCCAGGCCCCTCCAGGTTTATCCAAGAACTCAATTTTATCATACAAATCTTTAGTGGTTATATCAACTGCGGCACCGGTTTGGTTTGGATTCAACCAGGGTTGTTTCCGGGTCACTGGTTTCCGGGTTGTGAGCCTTCGGGTCGAGGATGGGGGCTGGAGATGGGATGAAATGGGCTTTGGGATtccaaagaaaaagagagtcaagatgaagaagatgaaggaaaGGGAAAGAGCTATGGTGAAGAAGTTGGTGAGGAGGAAGTTGATCAGAACCGTACGCTTCCGTGACTTTCGAGTGGGGTGGACTTTGAGGGTTGATTTGACGGTGGGTGATGAAGAAGGGAGTAATGACTGAGCCCATCCTCCTCCACGGCGGGTGTTGCTGCCAAGGTAGGAAGACAAAGACATGTTTTGGACTTGTCAACACAGCTTCTTCCTATGCCTTTCTATCTATGCTTAAGTCTTCATTTAGTGGGATCTAACTTCAAAGCAAGAAATTTATGATTATAACTTGTGCTTTGGTGAAGACTTTTAAGAtgtaagaaaattttggatttttttgagTGCTTTTTCTTTCAAGTGTAGATCTATAGCGTTAGAAGACATTGATTTTTTTCGGTGCATGATTTGTGCCATTACAACCTACCAGTAACCTGCAATTTTATCGGAATTTCATAATctaaattatagtttttttaagCCTTAAAACCATATATTTTTGACATtgtagaaatttttaaattaaaggtaaaaagataaaaataagaGATTATAGTGGTTTTATATTGGTTTTTtagaaattagttttttttaatattggaaccggttgaattgattaaaagataaactaatttttcaatGTAAAACTTTTGTGGCATGACCAATAATAAATTGGTGTTgtttttctccttttattttaaGTGTTAATTTAAAAGATCtccaaactatttttttaatgattttactaGTTAATTtaacattgattttttttctttttcggacGGACAATCCAAAAGGAGG
This region includes:
- the LOC105768375 gene encoding alpha-mannosidase 2 — encoded protein: MSLSSYLGSNTRRGGGWAQSLLPSSSPTVKSTLKVHPTRKSRKRTVLINFLLTNFFTIALSLSFIFFILTLFFFGIPKPISSHLQPPSSTRRLTTRKPVTRKQPWLNPNQTGAAVDITTKDLYDKIEFLDKPGGAWTQGWKVSYKGDEWDSEKLKIFVVPHSHNDPGWKFTVEEYYQRQSRLILDTVVHTLSKDRRRKFIWEEMSYLERWWRDASEDKRETFTNLVKNGQLEIVGGGWVMNDEANSHYFAIIEQITEGNMWLNDTIGFVPKNSWAIDPFGYSPTMAYLFRRMGFENMLIQRTHYELKKELAWNKNLEYVWRQSWDANETTDIFVHMMPFYSYDIPHTCGPEPAICCQFDFARSHGFSYELCPWGQYPVETNPENVQERALKLLDQYRKKSTLYRTNTLLVPLGDDFRYVTAEEAEAQFRNYQMIFDYINSTPSLNAEAKFGTLDDYFQTLREEADRINYSVPREIGSGQISGFPSLSGDFFTYADRQKDYWSGYYVSRPFFKAVDRVLEQTLRASEMLMAFLLGHCQRPQCEKLPMRYAYKLTAARRNLALFQHHDGVTGTAKDHVVLDYGTRMHTSLQDLQIFMSKAIEVLLGIRQEKYDQTPALFDPEQVRSKYDALPMHRAISARKGTVQSVVLFNPLEQTREEVVMVVVSRPDVSVLDSNWTCVQSQVSPELQHDESKIFTGRHRIHWKASIPAMGLQTYYIANGFAGCEKAKPAKLKFSSKLSSGPCLAPYACSKVEGDTVEIVNRHQVLTFDVKHGLLQKVIHKNGLQNVVVEEIALYSSSGGAYLFLPDGDAQPIIKSGGNLVISEGPLMQEVYSYPKTSWEKTPVSHSTRIYNGGNTVQDFLIEKEYHVELLGKDFNDRELIVRYKTDTNNKRIFYSDLNGFQMSRRETYDKIPLQGNYYPMPSLAFMQGSNGQRFSVHSRQALGAASLKEGWLEIMLDRRLVRDDGRGLGQGVMDNHVMNVVFHILMESNISSTSDPVSNPLPLSPSLLSHRVNAQLNYPLHAFIAKKPQEISAPTHSRSFSPLAAPLPCDLHIVSFKVPRPSKYSQQQQQLVDPRLVLMLHRRNWDSSYCKKARSQCTAVADESVNLFNMFKDLTVLNARATSLNLLHDDTEMLGYTEQFGDVARDGRVIIPPMEIQAYKFELRPRQ